The proteins below are encoded in one region of Sporosarcina sp. FSL K6-1508:
- a CDS encoding ABC transporter ATP-binding protein, whose amino-acid sequence MGDSIKRYMKFVKPYNWLILLTILIGIVKFAIPLFIPLLMKIVIDDIIGSDTLTAAEMTRQLFYWLGGTVLVFFIIRPPVEYYRQYYAQYVSNKILYDIRKELYSHLQKLSLSYYSNTRAGEIISRVINDVEQTKNFVMIGLMNVWLDLATIIIAVTIMLTMDVPLTLVTLLAFPFYAYSVKHFFGKLRELTGKRSQALADVQSYLHERVAGVSVIKSFALEEEEQERFNKTNGNFLEKAIDHTKWNAKAFAVVNTITDVAPLLVLAYAGYQVINNDLSVGTMVAFIAYIDRVYNPLRRLVNASTTLTQSFASMDRVFDLMEQEYDITNKSGALALPPIEGEIEFDNVSFTYEEEGETVLNGINFTVKPGETVAFVGMSGGGKSTIVGLIPRFHDVTGGAVRVDGHDLRDVNIKSLREQIGIVLQDTILFSDSVKSNIMMGKSDATDEEVIAAAKAANAHDFIESLPLGYDTKVGERGVKLSGGQKQRIAIARVFLKNPPLLILDEATSALDLESEALIQESLERLANERTTLIVAHRLSTITHADKIFVIDSGELKEMGTHEQLMDLQGIYYGLFQVQILGN is encoded by the coding sequence ATGGGTGACAGTATAAAGCGCTATATGAAGTTTGTTAAGCCATACAATTGGCTCATTTTACTGACGATACTTATCGGCATTGTGAAATTCGCAATTCCGCTATTCATTCCTCTGTTGATGAAAATTGTCATTGATGACATTATCGGATCGGATACACTTACAGCGGCAGAAATGACGCGGCAATTATTTTATTGGCTTGGCGGGACGGTTCTTGTATTCTTCATCATCCGGCCGCCGGTTGAATATTACCGCCAATATTATGCCCAATATGTGAGCAATAAAATATTGTACGATATCCGGAAAGAATTATATTCGCATCTGCAAAAGCTGAGTCTCAGCTATTATTCAAATACACGGGCGGGCGAAATTATTTCGCGGGTCATAAATGACGTGGAACAAACGAAGAACTTCGTTATGATCGGTCTGATGAATGTCTGGCTTGACCTCGCGACTATCATCATCGCAGTCACTATCATGCTGACAATGGATGTTCCGCTGACATTGGTCACACTCCTTGCATTCCCTTTTTATGCGTACAGTGTGAAGCACTTTTTCGGGAAGCTGCGAGAATTGACGGGGAAGCGTTCCCAAGCACTTGCAGATGTGCAAAGCTACCTGCATGAACGAGTTGCGGGTGTAAGTGTCATTAAAAGTTTTGCGCTTGAAGAAGAGGAGCAAGAACGTTTCAATAAGACGAATGGTAATTTTCTTGAGAAAGCGATTGATCATACAAAATGGAATGCGAAAGCGTTTGCTGTCGTTAATACGATTACCGATGTTGCACCGCTCCTCGTCCTTGCATACGCAGGCTATCAGGTCATCAATAATGATTTGTCTGTCGGAACGATGGTTGCGTTTATCGCCTATATTGACAGGGTGTACAATCCGCTGCGCAGACTTGTCAACGCATCGACCACCCTTACACAGTCTTTTGCGTCAATGGATCGGGTCTTCGATTTGATGGAACAGGAGTATGATATTACAAACAAATCGGGTGCACTTGCACTTCCTCCAATCGAAGGAGAAATTGAATTTGACAATGTAAGCTTTACGTATGAAGAAGAGGGAGAAACGGTCTTGAATGGCATAAATTTCACCGTGAAACCAGGCGAAACAGTCGCATTTGTTGGCATGAGCGGTGGAGGAAAGTCGACAATCGTTGGCCTGATACCTCGTTTCCACGATGTGACAGGCGGTGCAGTACGTGTCGATGGTCATGATTTGCGCGACGTCAATATAAAATCACTGCGCGAACAGATAGGGATTGTTTTGCAAGATACAATATTGTTCAGTGATTCTGTGAAGAGTAATATAATGATGGGGAAATCGGATGCAACAGATGAAGAAGTGATTGCTGCTGCAAAAGCGGCGAATGCACATGATTTCATCGAGTCATTGCCCCTTGGCTACGATACAAAAGTAGGGGAACGCGGGGTTAAATTATCGGGTGGTCAAAAACAGCGAATTGCAATTGCACGTGTTTTTTTGAAAAACCCGCCGCTCCTTATTTTAGATGAAGCAACATCAGCGCTAGATCTTGAAAGTGAAGCGCTTATTCAAGAGTCTCTTGAAAGACTTGCGAATGAGCGAACCACACTTATCGTTGCCCACCGTTTGTCGACAATTACACATGCGGATAAAATTTTTGTCATTGATTCCGGTGAACTCAAGGAAATGGGAACACATGAGCAATTGATGGATTTGCAAGGAATTTACTATGGCCTGTTTCAAGTGCAAATACTTGGAAATTAA
- the fabL gene encoding enoyl-[acyl-carrier-protein] reductase FabL — protein MIENKVAMVTGSSRGLGKALAIELAKQGYDIVVNYARSRSAAEETVKEIEALGRRAIMIRANVGDVKKLRTMFEEVKEEFGRLDVFVSNAASGVLRPVMELEETHWDWTMNINAKAMLFGAQEAAKLMDKGGKILGVSSLGSIRYLENYTTVGVSKAAIESITRYLAVELAPMGIAVNTVSGGALDTEALKHFPNREELLEDARINTPAGRMVEIDDMVKTAMFLISDDSDMIRGQTIIVDGGRSILL, from the coding sequence ATGATTGAAAATAAAGTAGCAATGGTGACAGGAAGTTCCAGAGGGTTAGGAAAAGCACTAGCGATTGAATTGGCGAAGCAAGGCTACGATATTGTGGTCAACTATGCAAGGAGTCGTTCTGCAGCTGAAGAAACAGTAAAAGAAATCGAAGCGCTGGGCAGAAGAGCAATTATGATTCGTGCAAATGTTGGTGATGTTAAAAAGCTTCGTACGATGTTTGAAGAAGTGAAAGAGGAGTTCGGACGTTTAGACGTATTTGTATCGAACGCGGCATCAGGCGTTTTGCGTCCAGTTATGGAACTGGAAGAAACACACTGGGACTGGACGATGAACATTAACGCAAAAGCGATGCTATTCGGTGCACAGGAAGCTGCAAAATTGATGGACAAAGGCGGTAAAATCCTCGGAGTAAGTTCGCTGGGCTCTATTCGTTATCTTGAAAATTACACGACAGTTGGCGTTTCAAAAGCCGCAATCGAGTCGATTACACGTTATCTTGCCGTTGAACTGGCACCAATGGGAATTGCGGTTAATACTGTTTCGGGCGGTGCACTTGATACAGAAGCGCTAAAACATTTCCCTAATCGCGAAGAGTTACTTGAGGATGCACGTATTAATACACCTGCGGGCCGCATGGTTGAAATTGATGACATGGTGAAAACGGCGATGTTCCTTATCTCGGACGACTCTGATATGATTCGCGGGCAAACGATTATCGTCGATGGAGGACGTTCAATTTTGTTGTAA
- a CDS encoding metal-dependent hydrolase, which yields MDTGTHIVMGVALGGLALADPVVLTDNATMSAVVASVIVGSLIPDVDTVLKLRNNAVYIRHHRGITHSIPAVLLWPLLITVLMSLIVPEANFIHVWAWAFLAVFLHVFVDIFNSYGTQALRPFSNKWVAIGVINTFDPVIFVMHAIALIIWAMGANPVVTILTMYVVIFFYYLLRFAVKSAVKKAVFNTVPDAIEIIIAPTMRFFHWKVAASSETCHYVGRAYGRSVNIYDQFDREPMPSSPEIDVAMSDKNLKAFTSFSPIYRWSVTNIGDICEVRLIDLRYRSKGYYPFVAVAHVDKELNVINSYTGWIFSEDKLHKKLNFIPNS from the coding sequence TTGGATACTGGAACTCATATTGTCATGGGTGTAGCACTTGGAGGTCTGGCATTGGCGGATCCTGTCGTTTTAACCGATAATGCGACAATGAGTGCGGTCGTAGCTAGTGTCATTGTCGGCTCACTTATCCCAGATGTCGATACTGTATTAAAACTAAGAAATAATGCGGTCTATATACGGCATCATAGAGGAATCACACATTCTATTCCCGCGGTGTTATTATGGCCGCTTCTCATTACAGTACTTATGTCGCTTATAGTCCCTGAAGCCAATTTCATACATGTCTGGGCTTGGGCATTTCTCGCCGTCTTTCTGCATGTTTTTGTCGACATTTTTAATTCCTATGGAACACAGGCATTACGCCCGTTCTCCAATAAGTGGGTCGCTATCGGCGTCATTAATACCTTCGATCCCGTAATTTTTGTAATGCATGCTATTGCTCTAATTATTTGGGCAATGGGTGCAAATCCGGTCGTTACGATTTTAACAATGTATGTGGTAATCTTCTTTTATTACTTATTGCGTTTTGCGGTTAAATCAGCAGTAAAGAAAGCAGTTTTCAATACGGTGCCCGATGCGATTGAAATTATAATTGCTCCTACAATGCGATTTTTCCATTGGAAAGTTGCTGCTTCTTCCGAAACTTGTCATTACGTTGGACGCGCTTACGGAAGATCCGTTAACATTTACGACCAGTTCGACCGGGAACCGATGCCTTCTTCTCCTGAAATCGATGTGGCGATGAGCGACAAAAATCTCAAAGCCTTCACCTCATTTTCTCCCATCTACAGATGGTCTGTCACAAATATCGGTGACATATGCGAAGTACGCCTAATCGATTTGCGTTATCGGAGTAAGGGATATTACCCCTTTGTTGCGGTCGCACACGTTGACAAAGAACTTAACGTCATCAATTCATATACAGGCTGGATTTTCTCCGAAGACAAGTTGCATAAGAAACTTAACTTCATCCCGAATTCTTAA
- the mutY gene encoding A/G-specific adenine glycosylase, whose protein sequence is MQIIVKKDEFREALLSWYRREKRDLPWRRTSNPYYIWVSEVMLQQTRVDTVIPYYERFIENFPTMDTLAEAEENDLLKMWEGLGYYSRVRNLQAGVREVVSNYGGEVPSNRTEISTLKGVGPYTAGAVLSIAYGVPEHAIDGNVMRVISRLLLIEEDIAIPRTKKIFEAVVMDLIDKEDPSSFNQGLMELGATICTPKPRCLLCPVRDFCLAFHEGRQEGLPVKTKKTKMKIIPVVSFAIRNQQGEWLLRQRPEKGLLASMWEFPMVEPAENNTPQEMAREHFSIELKDVVDILSFKHIFSHLTWEMKSFEARIEKVDTIPAGYRFFTHEEVEALPKPVPVLKIWDELKQGGTTK, encoded by the coding sequence ATGCAAATAATAGTGAAGAAAGACGAATTTCGCGAAGCTCTTCTTTCTTGGTATCGGCGAGAAAAAAGAGACTTGCCATGGCGGAGAACGTCGAATCCATATTACATTTGGGTATCGGAAGTAATGCTTCAACAAACGAGGGTAGATACGGTTATCCCTTATTATGAGCGCTTTATCGAAAACTTTCCGACGATGGATACACTTGCGGAAGCGGAAGAAAATGATTTATTGAAAATGTGGGAAGGGCTCGGTTACTATTCACGTGTTAGAAACTTACAAGCAGGTGTAAGAGAAGTCGTGTCGAACTACGGCGGAGAAGTACCTTCTAATCGGACAGAGATTTCCACATTAAAAGGCGTTGGTCCGTATACTGCAGGGGCAGTTCTCAGTATTGCCTATGGAGTTCCCGAGCATGCCATAGATGGTAATGTTATGCGCGTCATTTCTAGGTTGCTTCTTATAGAAGAAGATATTGCTATACCGCGTACAAAAAAGATTTTCGAAGCAGTTGTCATGGATTTGATTGACAAAGAAGATCCATCTTCGTTTAATCAAGGACTGATGGAACTTGGGGCGACAATCTGTACACCAAAACCAAGATGTCTTCTGTGTCCGGTTCGAGACTTTTGTTTAGCTTTTCATGAAGGCAGGCAAGAGGGATTACCTGTAAAAACGAAGAAAACGAAGATGAAAATTATACCTGTTGTGTCATTTGCAATTCGAAATCAACAAGGTGAGTGGTTGCTACGGCAAAGACCTGAAAAAGGTTTGCTTGCTAGTATGTGGGAGTTTCCAATGGTTGAGCCGGCGGAAAATAACACACCGCAGGAAATGGCCCGCGAACATTTCAGTATCGAACTAAAGGATGTAGTTGATATACTGTCTTTCAAACACATCTTTTCCCATTTGACATGGGAGATGAAAAGTTTTGAAGCACGGATTGAAAAAGTGGATACAATACCAGCAGGCTATCGTTTTTTCACGCATGAAGAAGTCGAAGCGTTGCCCAAACCTGTTCCGGTATTAAAAATTTGGGATGAACTTAAACAAGGGGGAACAACAAAATGA
- a CDS encoding gamma-type small acid-soluble spore protein gives MAKNNPNQTDVNQVRKQNQKSQQQNQNAMTEEYGSETDVNQVRKQNQQSQQNMHNQNQNQNAMTEEFGSETDVNQVRKQNQQSEANKRNASGQRANQFENGSK, from the coding sequence TTGGCTAAAAACAACCCGAATCAAACTGATGTGAACCAAGTAAGAAAACAGAACCAAAAATCACAACAACAAAACCAAAATGCGATGACTGAAGAGTACGGTTCCGAAACTGATGTAAATCAGGTTAGGAAACAAAACCAGCAATCACAGCAGAACATGCACAACCAAAACCAAAACCAAAATGCGATGACTGAGGAGTTTGGTTCCGAAACTGATGTAAATCAAGTTAGGAAACAAAACCAACAATCCGAAGCGAACAAAAGAAATGCTTCAGGACAGCGCGCGAATCAGTTCGAAAACGGTTCAAAGTAA
- a CDS encoding ABC transporter substrate-binding protein produces MGKIKSWPLALILIVALATMLGACSSSEVDDEIVQESAKKILVYGHSGNSESLDPALAKEGDSFHVSVNMYETLVDLDEQGATVVPGLAEKWESSDDGLTHTFKLRKDVKFHDGTDFNADAVVKNFERWINGNAEEFPYYGSVFGGFKEDENHLIESVVADSDDTVTIKLNHPQASFLKNLTMSPFSIVSMPVLEAGEEQLENIPVGTGPFQFGEGNPNEAITVVRFEDYWQEGLPNLDKVIFKSIPNNTARLNALIAGDIDLADSINPTDRMKVADDADLQFIERPLIDTLYEDAPSIPDADSTPLLGATKYLLDFLPQPTGFDRLSKVKFELPIEE; encoded by the coding sequence ATGGGGAAAATAAAGTCTTGGCCATTAGCCTTGATATTGATTGTAGCCCTTGCGACGATGCTTGGGGCATGTTCATCGTCAGAAGTGGACGATGAGATTGTGCAAGAAAGTGCAAAGAAAATATTAGTTTACGGACATAGCGGAAATTCAGAGTCATTAGACCCGGCTTTAGCGAAGGAAGGGGATTCATTCCATGTTAGTGTCAATATGTATGAGACACTTGTGGATCTTGATGAGCAAGGTGCAACTGTCGTGCCTGGTTTAGCAGAGAAGTGGGAGTCTAGTGATGACGGTTTGACGCATACGTTCAAGTTACGAAAAGATGTTAAATTCCATGATGGCACAGATTTTAATGCAGATGCTGTTGTGAAGAACTTTGAACGCTGGATTAACGGGAATGCAGAAGAGTTCCCTTATTACGGATCGGTATTCGGTGGTTTTAAAGAGGATGAAAATCACCTTATTGAATCAGTGGTGGCTGACAGTGATGATACTGTAACAATTAAGTTAAATCACCCGCAAGCTTCATTCTTAAAAAATCTTACGATGAGCCCATTTTCGATTGTCAGCATGCCGGTATTGGAAGCAGGGGAGGAACAATTAGAAAACATTCCTGTCGGAACGGGGCCTTTCCAATTTGGAGAGGGGAACCCGAATGAAGCAATTACAGTTGTGAGATTCGAAGATTATTGGCAAGAAGGGCTGCCGAATCTTGACAAAGTTATCTTCAAATCAATCCCTAACAACACTGCGCGATTGAATGCATTAATCGCTGGGGATATCGATTTAGCTGATAGTATTAATCCGACAGATCGAATGAAAGTGGCTGACGATGCCGACTTACAATTTATAGAACGTCCACTTATCGACACTCTTTATGAAGATGCTCCATCCATACCTGATGCTGACTCAACGCCACTCTTAGGAGCGACGAAATATTTGTTGGATTTCTTGCCGCAGCCAACAGGTTTTGATAGGTTGTCAAAAGTGAAATTCGAACTACCAATAGAAGAGTGA
- the ntdP gene encoding nucleoside tri-diphosphate phosphatase, which produces MTIATEGETIQVHSYKHNGKIHRVWQETVVLKGTRNIVIGANERTLVTESDGRTWLTREPSICYFHAEHWFNIICMLREDGVYYYINMSSPFVYDNKSLKYIDYDLDVKVFPDMSYMILDEDEYADHRKQMGYPDVIDQILQKNLDTLLGWIKQRRGPFAPDFIEVWTSRYEFYKQVKNSK; this is translated from the coding sequence ATGACGATTGCTACAGAAGGGGAAACGATACAAGTACATAGTTATAAACATAATGGTAAGATCCATCGGGTTTGGCAGGAAACTGTAGTGCTGAAAGGAACGCGTAATATTGTCATTGGTGCGAATGAACGGACGCTAGTTACAGAATCGGACGGGCGCACATGGCTGACGCGTGAACCATCCATCTGCTATTTTCACGCAGAACATTGGTTCAATATTATTTGTATGTTAAGAGAAGATGGTGTTTATTATTACATCAACATGAGCTCGCCTTTCGTCTATGATAATAAATCGTTGAAGTACATCGATTATGATCTTGATGTGAAAGTGTTCCCTGATATGAGTTATATGATTCTGGATGAGGATGAGTATGCTGATCATAGGAAACAGATGGGCTACCCCGACGTTATCGACCAGATTTTGCAAAAGAATTTGGATACGTTGCTGGGATGGATTAAACAGCGCAGGGGTCCGTTCGCTCCCGACTTCATTGAAGTGTGGACATCAAGATATGAGTTTTACAAGCAGGTCAAGAACAGTAAGTGA